DNA from Balaenoptera ricei isolate mBalRic1 chromosome 6, mBalRic1.hap2, whole genome shotgun sequence:
GTGCTGTCCACCATGGTAGCCATCGACCACATGCGGCCAACTGAGCACTTGACGAGTCCCAACTGAGCTGTACTATGACTGTAAAAGTATTTTGAAGGCAGtgtgaaaaagaagaatgtaactatctcattaataattttatattggtacatgttgaaatgaaaatatttggatatatggtgataaataaaatatacagttaaaattaacttcacttgtttctttttactcttttgatgtggctactagaaaattttaaattacatatatgggGGCTTCcatggtgacacagtggttaagaatccgcctgccaatgcaggggacacgggttcgagccctggcccgggaatatcccacatgccgcggagcaactaagcccgtgcgccacaactactgagactgagctctagagcccgcgagccacaactactgagcccacgtgccacaactactgaagcctgcatgcctagagcccgtgctccgcaacaagagaagccacgacaatgagaagcccgcacaccgcaatgaagagtagcccccgctcactgcaactagagaaagcctgctcacagcaacgaagacccaacacagccaaaaataaataaattaaaaaaaaaaaaaggtggaacaGCTGAGAGATGATGTTGCTTTTTCCAAAATCCATTGTGCAGAACTCATGAGATGGCTGACATTCTGTTCAGAGCTGGCATGCAAAGATCAAAAGGCCAGAGAGAATGAAACCCACATAAGACGCAGAGTAACCAGAAATGCTGGGTTTATGGTTTCTTTACTGTAGATTAATCAATAATGAAAGAATACATTCACTGTGGAAAATTGAAAAAccacgcaaaaaaaaaaatcaccctttaGTTTCACATATCAAACATAATCACTATTAAAATATtggtatatttccttttattaatttttttctctacataCTTCTACATAGTTGCATAGTATGTacaattttgtgtcctgcttttGAATATAACTAGGTGCTTTTTGTCTTCTAATGGCACACGTAACATATGgtcattatagaaaaaaatttagacgtgaataaaacaaaagaaagtctAAAAATTTAGTAACCTTAATTAAATTCTTTCAAACAAATAAAGTGCactaaattttgaaaatgtgtaataatcCTATCTCccagctatcttttttttttaaaacatctttattggagtataattgctttacaatggtgtgttagtttctgctttattacaaagtgaatcagctctacatacacatatatccccatatctcctccctcttgcatctaactcccaccctccctctcccacccctctaggtggtcacaaagcaccgagctgatctccctgtgctatgcggctgcttcccactagctattttacatttggtagtatatatatgtcaatgctactctctcacttcgtcccagcttatccttccccctcccagtgtcctcaagtccattctctacatctgcctctttattcctgtcctgcccctaggttcattagaacaatttttttttttagattccatatatacgtgttagcgtatggtatttgtttgtctccttctgacttacttcactctgtttgacagactctaggtccattcacctcactacaaatgactcaatttcgtttctttttatggctgagtaatattccattgtatatatgtgccacatcttctttatccattcatctgtcgatggacacttaggtggcttccatgtcctggctattgtaaatagagctgccgtgaacattgtggtacgtgactctttgaattatggttttcccagggtatatgcccagaagtgggattgctgggatgtatggtagttctatttttagttttttaaggaacctccatactgctctccatagtggctgtatcagtttacattcccaccaacagtgcaagagggttcccttttctccacaccctctccagcatttactgtgtgtagattttttgatgatggccattctgactggtgtgaggtgatacctcattgtggttttgatttgcatttctctaatgattagtgatgttgagcatcctttcatgtgtttgttggcaatctgtatatctttggagaaatgtctatttaggtcttctgcccagttttggattgggttgtttgttcttttgatattgagctgcatgagctgcttgtatattttggagattaatcctttgtcaattgcttcatttgcaaatattttctcccattctgagggttgtcttttcgtcttgtttatggtttcctttgctgtgcaaaagcttttaagtttcattaggtcccatttgtttatttttgtttttatttccctttctctaggaggtgggtcaaaaaggatcttgctgtgatttatgtcatagagtgttctgcctatgttttcctctaagagttttatagtgtctggccttacatttaggtctttaatccattttgagtttatttttttgttctccCAGCTATCTTCTTATCATGGGGAAAAATCCAGGTACAAACATTCTCTGACCACTCTCTGACTTGAAAATCACAGTGGTCTTCAGTCTAGTCCTTTACCTTACCATGCATcctcccaccacagggcctttgcacatgcagtCCCATCTGACCTTCCTTCTGATTTTAGCTCCAGTGTCATTACCTCAGGGCagtcttctctgatttcttctaCTACATTATGTCCTTATATCATAGGTCCCCTTATATCATAGGTACCCACAATATCACTTACCCCTCCTCTGTAACACTTGTTACCATTGCATTTTTAGTTTTGTGTATTTCTTTGATAAATGTTCTTGTCCGCTGCTTAACTGTATGATCCATGAGAGTGAGGATTACAATCTGCAGCAGCTCATGCTACAGTTGCCCACAGTGTGGATTTAGTAAATTCAGGCTGAAAGATAATGCAAAGTTTCCTGAAAACTGGaagttattactttaaatatcataattattataacttatttttgtcttgaaatctttaaaaatgtactcTACATCTCCCTGTCTATATAAGCAggacaaaaaaatcataatttgattctttttactGAGTCCTCTCTTATCAAAATCAGTTACTAAACTCGAATTCAAAAATGGTCTCAGAAATATTGAGCTAGAACAACTTGTCTCAATAGTAAAATCCCCTGATTACTTGATTGTTTTCCTCTATTTTCCTTCTGGACCTCCTTTTAATATGAGGTATATATTTGCATGCAAATAGAAAATCAGACATTTAGATTGTTAGAAGTATGTACAAAAAATACATTGGCCCTCAATAATGGTCACAAAGGCCCCCTAAAGAGGAACCATGGACTTTTATGCATGGCCCATGTAACATTCATTTTGCCTGCTTAGAGATATTACTTAATTTCTAGTTTTCAGTTATATTCTGGATAGCTGAGATTGCCAGATAAAGCAATAAATTAAGGCTGAAAAAGTTATATGATGTCTCGCTGCTTATGGTTAAGGCCCTACAAATGAAATTCAGATCAACTTAGTCTGACATCAGTCTATTTTAGATAGAAGAAAAAtaggtgtctttttaaaaatagtaaactgCATGTATTTATTGATTTGTAATAGTGTATTGGGAATTAAACCTAAatcttaggaaaaagaaaactctctTACAAAGACCGCCTCCCAAATCTCAaaatatgcaaaaagaaaaagaaaatcctttccaaatgaaagaacccTGTAATAGTCAAGTTCAAAATGAtttggcttatttttttctttagcatttaGCAATTCACTGAAACTTTACAAAACATTAGAAATCCTCactgtttgtatatattttcccccctaatatatataaaagaaaataacaaggagcttaaagaaaaagaattttagagaCAACTAATAAGTTAAGTGACATAGGAAAACTGAAAGGGAGAACTGAAAGTGGGAAATTCCTCTCCAACAGAAAGAGTGGAGGGCCATCCTGTATAAGTAGTCCACACTCATGGAGAAAGGACATTCACACTGCAAACTCTTGAAGACTTGGCTTCAGCATCTAGTAGTAGACCAGGTAACGCTGTTCCTGTTTTCATCATGACCCACAGGTGCATCCTCCAAATTGCTCTCCTGTTGTGTTTCTCCACCACAGCTCTTTCCGTGAGCTATAGATTGCTTCGATTCCAACAAAGGAGCAGCAATTTGGCATGTCAGAAACTCCTGCGGCAGTTACCTGGAACGCCTCAACATTGCCTCGAGGACAGGATGGACTTCGAGGTCCCTGAGGAGATTAAGCAACCACAGCAGTTCCAGAAGGAAGACGCTGTATTGGTCATCTATGAGATGCTCCAGCAGATCTTTGGTATTCTCAGAAGAAATTTCTCTAGCACCGGCTGGACTGAGACCATCACTGAGAAGCTCCTTGTGGAAGTCTATGGGCAGATGGATGGTCTGGAGACAATCCTGGAGGAAATAATGGAGAAGGAAAACTTCACCGGGGTATACATGACCATTCTTCACCTGAAGAAATATTACTTGCAGATCGTGCAGTACCTGAAGTCCAAGGAGTACAGCAACTGTGCCTGGACAGTAGTGCGAGTGGAAATCCTCAGGAACTTTTCCTTCCTTAACCGCCTTACAGATTACCTCCACAATTGAAGATCTCCCCCCTGTGGCTCTGGGAACGGACAATGCTTCCAATGATGTCAGGCTCTTCAACCAGCGGAGGTTCTTTAAGTAACTGACAGGCAATGCACTGGATTTGAAAGGACAGTTAAAGActttaagcttttttaaaattaatttatacattatttatttatttaaacttttaccATGGGAAATAAACTTTTTATGAAACAAAAGTCAACATGGCAGCTTTCATTTCAATTTGATTTATGTAACCATCATATTGAAAATTGCAGAGCACCTAGGAGATGTTCTTTGTAAAATGAGCCTGCAGAATAGTAGAATTTCTGAGCCCTGCCTTTAAGGAATCTGAAATACAAGGAAGCCACGTGGAATATACAAGGTAAAAGATGATAAGGGGATGGGATTTTAGGAGAAGAAATGTGGCCTGAGCCTCTACAGAATTAAAATGGGAGAGCCAAGTAAGTGACTGTGGAACTAGAAGCAGGGGTGCCTACTGCTTCTACACAGTACCCCAGGCTCTTTGGCCCTAAAGTTAGAATTTGACTGGCTGTCACGGTAACCAGGGGAATATTTCGGCTCTTGTGTTTGTCCTAAACTCATCCCTATTATCTGTGGGATGCTCTGCTTCCCTCCCCATGCCCcacaggattttaaaatatttacgtGCCCATCCCCCTCCTCTGGCCAAGCCTAAGAGTGAGAAGTCCCAGGCACTTCTGTGACACTGTTAAGTAGCAGTCCCTTTATTTTACTCTTCATGGTACAGCCAAGATGTATGGGTGTCTTAGGAGAGCTGGGGTCTCTGTGGGCTTCCAGGGTACAGACACCAGAGGGAGAAAGAACTCTGCCTGATACCCCTGCTGTCTGGCTAggttttctccccatttttttttcagaaaagcaaGTCTGCTCCTGGTTCCCCCTTCCCTGTTCATACAGAATTCCAGGACTATCCTATCTGTTTTTTCTGCTGCTCTGCATCTCTGAAGCTACATACTCTCTAAAGTCAAATCCAAGACAGGTGCAGCAGATTAAGTTGTTTTAGGCCAAGTGAAAAACCAGGAAGCATGGGAGAAAGGCAAATTCAGGTGGGAGAGAGGGGGCACTCACTTACTCCAGGGCTTaccctgagaaaataaattttccctAGGAGCTCTTTGGAACCTGGCCAGTGTGGCTGGGTTTCTGTCTTTGTAGTGAACCCTTTGGGAATCTGAATTTTTGATTGTTCCTGTCATTAGCAGCTACCATccaggcactgagctgagctcctaCCTATGTAACTGGATTTAGTCCTCTTCACAAGCACCCCTCAGGTAGGCACAATTCCATTATTGCTTTTTACAGAAAACTAAGTCTCCAAGGGGTTTAGTAACTGCCCCCACTCATATAGCTAGTGAGTGGAGgttaaaaaagaattacaaaaggAAGAATCACATACAACATTATTTGTATCTAAGAGTTTTCTCCTAGAGCAGCACAGAAGTCTGTGTTCCCTTAAGGGATTCAGCTTTGAGAAGAAATGTTAGTCAAAAGTTTCAGAGCAGACACTATCCTGCAGACAATGAACTCGGGGCTCCCCCTTCTGACTCAAGTTGGGTAAAACACCAGTTGTGGGACAGAGAAGTGCCATGCTGGTGGGTCTGCTGCTGTTGTTGTCCTCCCAAGCCAGGCAAGGTCCTGTAAAATGATaactttccctctctccccaacTCCCCACAGTCTGAGACTCCACACCCCAGTTCTGCCAAAAGCCCTTCCACAGCCGTGCTTCCTTTTGCCTAGGAGTCAAAAACAAGGTCAGTACATCAAAATGCAGAGTGAAAGGCATGCCTAGAGCAGCCAAGAGGATGCTAAAGAAGTTTGCCCGGTctccattgtgaaaatgactatactactcaaagcaatttacagattcagtgcaatccctatcaaactaccaatggcatttttcacagaactagaacaaaaaatttcacaatttgtatggaaacacaaaagaccccaaatagccaaagcaatcttgagaaagaaaaatggggctggaggaatcaggctccctgacttcagactatactacaaaggtacagtaatcaagacagtgtggtactgacacaaaaacagaaatatagatcaatggatatatttgggttttctatcctgtcaacaggatagaaaacccagagataaacccacgcacatatggtcaccttatctttgataaaggaggcaagaatatacaatggagaaaagataccctcttcaataagtggtgctgggaaaactggacagctacatgtaaaagaatgaagttagaagacttcctaacaccttacacaaaaataaactcaagatggatcagagacctaaatgtaaggccagacactataaaactcttagaggaaaacataggcagaacactctatgacataaatcacagcaagatcctttttgacccacctcctagagaaatggaaataaaaacaaaaataaacaaatgggacctaatgaaacttaaaagcttttgcacagcaaaggaaaccataaacaagatgaaaagacaaccctcagaatgggagaaaatatttgcaaatgaagcaattgacaaaggattaatctccaaaatatacaagcagctcatgcagctcaatatcaaaagaacaaacaacccaatccaaaactgggcagaagacctaaatagacatttctccaaagatatacagattgccaacaaacacatgaaaggatgctcaacatcactaatcattagagaaatgcaaatcaaaaccacaatgaggtatcacctcacaccagtcagaatggccatcatcaaaaaatctacacacaataaatgctggagagggtgtggagaaaagggaaccctcttgcactgttggtgggaatgtaaactgatacagccactatggagagcagtatggaggttccttaaaaaactaaaaatagaactaccatacatcccagcaatcccacttctgggcatataccctgagaaaaccataattcaaagagtcacgtaccacaatgttcacggcagctctatttacaatagccaggacatggaagccacctaagtgtccatcgacagatgaatggataaagaagatgtggcacatatatacaatggaatattactcagccataaaaagaaacgaaattgagtcatttgtagtgaggtgaatggacctagagtctgtcaaacagagtgaagtaagtcagaaggagacaaacaaataccatacgctaacacgtatatatggaatctaaaaaaaaaaattgttctaatgaacctaggggcaggacaggaataaagacgcagacgtagagaatggacttgaggacactgggagggggaagggtaagctggaacaaagtgagagagtagcattgacatatatatactaccaaatgtaaaatagctagtgggaagcagccgcatagcacagggagatcagctcggtgctttgtgaccacctagaggggtgggagagggagggtgggagttagatgcaagagggaggagatatggggatatctgtatatgtatagctgattcactttgttatacagcagaaactaacacaccattgtaaagcaattatactccaataaagatgttaaagaaaataaaaagtaaaaaaattaaaaaattaaaaaagaagttcaCCCGGGCTGAACAGCTAAACTGGCCGAGAAAGCGAGAGGCTGGGGCAGCCCTGGAAAggcctcctctgtgtgtgtccagGGGACCAGAGGACAGAGGAGAGGCTTCTTCTGCAGAATTGTGACTAACTGTGCCACTGCTGAGTATTCTGGTCCATCCAGAATATCAAAAGTATGTTCATCATGGTATAGGATAAATGACAATTAATATTAATTCTAATAAGAATGACAGAGGTTAACCTAAAACCGCATGTTTGAGTATTTGCATATGTTAAACAACTATGCCACATATAAGGCAGCATATCTTCATAGATAGCTACATATGAGGAGTGAAGTGATTATTTGAGCTGGCACCAGAATACCTCCCTAGGAAAGCACTTgtttagaaaaatatcaaatgggCCTCTTGAGATACAAGGTGAGATCTTGAGGTTGTGGGAATGGCAACACAAAAGACAGCACAACATCAATAGcatgtttttgtgtgtctgtttttaaggaggaaagagagagaaacacagccGATGGTCTTGGAGCTCTGATGCTCCCTGGAATAAGGCAGCAGTGAAAAATTTCTGATGAGGGCAAACAAAGGACTTTTAAGAACAAGGATGTCTCACAGGCAACTTGAAACTATGTGCACTGATGTGATGAAATCCTGTCCTCTGTCTTCTTCAAACCTTCAGTAGAGGTGGCTACCCACACAAAGTCCC
Protein-coding regions in this window:
- the IFNB1 gene encoding interferon beta, with the protein product MTHRCILQIALLLCFSTTALSVSYRLLRFQQRSSNLACQKLLRQLPGTPQHCLEDRMDFEVPEEIKQPQQFQKEDAVLVIYEMLQQIFGILRRNFSSTGWTETITEKLLVEVYGQMDGLETILEEIMEKENFTGVYMTILHLKKYYLQIVQYLKSKEYSNCAWTVVRVEILRNFSFLNRLTDYLHN